In Melospiza melodia melodia isolate bMelMel2 unplaced genomic scaffold, bMelMel2.pri scaffold_18, whole genome shotgun sequence, the following are encoded in one genomic region:
- the LOC134433437 gene encoding olfactory receptor 14J1-like has translation MSNSSSIRHFLLLQLADTQQLQLLHFCLLLGISLAALLGNGLIISAVACSHQLHTPMFFFLLNLALTDLGSICTTVPKAMHNSLWDTRNISFKGCVAQLFFFVFCANTEYFFLTIMCYDRYVSICKPLHYETLLGTRACAHIAAAAWASGFLYSLMHTANTFSLPLCHGNTLDQFFCEIPQILKLSCSKSYLREVGLLAVSACFEFGCFVFIVFSYAQIFRAVLRIPSEQGRHKAFSTCLPHLAVVSLFFSTAMFSYLKPASISSPSLDVAVTVLYSVVPPALNPLIYSLRNQELKAAVARLM, from the coding sequence atgtccaacagcagctccatcaggcacttcctcctgctgcaattggcagacacgcagcagctgcagctcctgcacttctgcctcttgctgggcatctccctggctgccctcctgggcaatggcctcatcatcagtgccgtagcctgcagccaccagctgcacacacccatgttcttcttcctgctcaacctggccctcactgacctgggctccatctgcaccactgtccccaaagccatgcacaattccctctgggacaccaggaacatctccttcAAAGGATGtgttgcacagctctttttttttgttttctgcgcgaatacagagtattttttcctgaccatcatgtgctatgaccgctacgtgtccatctgcaaacccctgcactatgagaccctcctgggcaccagagcttgtgcccacattgcagcagctgcctgggccagtggctttctctattcactgatgcacacagccaatacattttccctgcccctgtgccatggcaatactctggaccagttcttctgtgaaatccctcagatcctcaagctctcctgctccaagtcctatctcagggaagtggggcttcttgctgttagtgcctgttttgaatttggctgttttgtgttcattgttttctcctatgcgcagatcttcagggctgtgctgaggatcccatctgagcagggacggcacaaagccttttccacctgccttcctCATCTGGCTGTGGTCTCTTTGTTCTTCAGCACTGCAATGTTTTCCTATCTGAAGCcagcctccatctcctccccatccctggatgtggcagtgacagttctgtactcagtggtgcctccagcccttaaccccctcatctacagcctgaggaaccaggagctcaaggctgcagtggcgagactgatg